A region from the Sulfitobacter sp. D7 genome encodes:
- a CDS encoding DUF6456 domain-containing protein, with protein sequence MPGWVPHGALHYLAHTETGAPIRALARQAGCHASTIMRQIRRIETRRDDPLMDAALRRLGAVRRALDCTAGPPAGKTATMTKPATPLLDEDTFAAEALRVLRRLHETGAILAVAEGMEKAVVLRETDTGPGARTAVVDSAVAQAMALKDWIAPGSTGRVTRYHITSAGRAALRRMIEDQGAGAHGFAEDQTAFLGMASGPEAEEGADADAVPRRGRYCLSESPLSALARRRDKSGAPFLNEGLVHAGERLREDFELAQMGGEVTQNWDHFLTPGAKPSGRREGSGSMAAAEARKRVADAMAELGPGLSDVVLRCCCYLEGLETTEKRLGWSARSGKIVLRIALMRLKRHYDETVGPGGPMIG encoded by the coding sequence CTGCCGGGATGGGTGCCGCACGGAGCCCTACATTACCTCGCACATACGGAGACCGGCGCACCGATCCGGGCCTTGGCACGCCAAGCTGGCTGCCATGCCTCGACCATCATGCGTCAAATCCGCCGTATTGAGACAAGGCGCGACGATCCGCTGATGGATGCCGCCCTGCGCAGGCTCGGGGCGGTGCGGCGCGCTTTGGATTGTACTGCTGGCCCCCCAGCAGGAAAGACAGCGACAATGACCAAACCCGCCACCCCCCTTCTTGACGAAGACACTTTCGCCGCCGAGGCGCTGCGCGTCCTTCGGCGCCTGCATGAGACGGGCGCGATCCTCGCCGTGGCCGAGGGCATGGAAAAGGCCGTCGTCCTGCGCGAGACGGACACCGGCCCCGGCGCACGCACCGCTGTGGTGGACAGCGCCGTGGCGCAGGCGATGGCCCTGAAAGATTGGATCGCCCCCGGCAGCACAGGCCGGGTAACGCGCTATCACATCACCAGCGCCGGGCGGGCTGCGCTGCGGCGGATGATAGAAGACCAAGGCGCGGGCGCCCATGGCTTTGCCGAAGATCAGACCGCGTTTCTGGGCATGGCCAGCGGCCCCGAGGCGGAAGAGGGCGCGGATGCCGATGCGGTCCCGCGCCGAGGCCGCTATTGCCTATCGGAAAGCCCGCTGTCTGCGCTTGCTAGGCGGCGCGACAAATCCGGTGCGCCCTTTCTGAACGAGGGGCTGGTCCATGCCGGTGAAAGGCTGCGTGAGGATTTCGAACTGGCCCAGATGGGCGGTGAGGTGACCCAAAATTGGGATCATTTCCTGACGCCGGGCGCAAAACCCAGCGGGCGGCGTGAGGGCTCGGGCAGCATGGCCGCGGCAGAGGCGCGCAAGCGGGTGGCAGATGCCATGGCCGAACTCGGCCCCGGCCTGTCGGACGTGGTGCTGCGCTGTTGCTGCTATCTGGAAGGGTTGGAGACCACTGAAAAGCGGCTGGGATGGTCGGCGCGATCAGGCAAGATCGTGCTGCGGATCGCGCTGATGCGGCTCAAACGACACTACGACGAAACCGTAGGCCCGGGCGGCCCGATGATCGGATAA
- a CDS encoding DUF6477 family protein, producing MQDLLTMLQRLHRPRLLMRAARIGAEDYRRGTHLPRILGFGMLPRHGTALIKLIEIEAELDTQRKTADASYSLIRHVDVLIAMVGEARFLRAAQSPSA from the coding sequence ATGCAAGATCTACTGACCATGCTGCAAAGACTTCACCGCCCGCGCCTGTTGATGCGCGCCGCCCGTATCGGAGCCGAGGATTACCGGCGCGGCACCCATCTGCCCCGCATATTGGGCTTTGGCATGTTGCCGCGCCACGGCACGGCGCTGATCAAACTGATCGAGATCGAGGCCGAGTTGGACACCCAGCGCAAGACGGCAGATGCAAGCTATAGCCTGATCCGGCATGTGGATGTGCTGATCGCCATGGTCGGCGAAGCGCGCTTTCTGAGAGCCGCGCAGAGCCCCAGCGCGTAG